Below is a genomic region from Mycolicibacterium neworleansense.
CGAGACCCGTCCGCTCAACGGCACTCCTCGCGCCCTGATCGTGGTGCCCACCCGCGAGCTCTGCATTCAGGTCTATGGCGACCTCGCCGGAGCGTCCAAGTACCTGACCACCGGCGACCGGAAATTCTCTGTCACCTCGATCTACGGCGGACGTCCCTACGAGCCCCAGATCGAGGCGCTGCGCAAGGGCGTCGACGTCGTCGTCGGCACTCCGGGCCGTCTGCTCGACCTGGCCCAGCAGGGACACCTGCAGCTGGGGGGCCTGTCCGTGCTGGTGCTCGACGAAGCCGACGAGATGCTGGACCTGGGCTTCCTGCCCGATATCGAGCGCATCCTGCGGCTGACCCCCGACGACCGGCAGTCGATGCTGTTCTCGGCCACCATGCCGGACCCGATCATCACGCTGGCCCGCACCTTCATGAACCAGCCGACCCACATCCGGGCCGAGGCCCCGCACTCGGCGGCCACCCACGACACCACCGAACAGTTCGCCTACCGGGCCCACGCCCTGGACAAGTCGGAGCTGGTGAGCCGGATCCTGCAGGCCGAGGGCCGGGGCGCCACGATGATCTTCACCCGCACCAAGCGCACCGCACAGAAGGTGTCCGACGAACTCGCCGAGCGCGGGTTCAAGGTCGACGCCGTGCACGGCGACCTGGGTCAGGGCGCCCGCGAGAAGGCCCTCAAGTCGTTCCGCACCGGAGCCGTCGACGTGCTGGTCGCCACCGACGTGGCGGCGCGCGGCATCGACATCGACGACGTCACGCACGTCATCAACTACCAGTGCCCCGAGGATGAGCAGGCCTACGTGCACCGCATCGGGCGCACCGGCCGCGCCGGCAAGACCGGCGTCGCGATCACCCTCGTCGACTGGGATGAACTGCCCCGCTGGGAGGCGATCGACAAGGCGCTCAACCTGGGTTGCCCCGAGCCCGCCGAAACCTATTCGAGCTCGCCGCACATCTACGAAGAGCTGGGCATCCCGAGCGATGCCACCGGCCGGATCGGTGAACCGCGCAAGCCCGCGGCCAAGCGCAGTCCCGACGAGAAGCGCATCTCCTCGGCAGACGGCGATCGCCCGGCCAAGGCCAAGACGCGCACCCGTCGGCGTACCCGCGGCGGCCAGTCGGCCACCGGACACCCCGAGGGCACCGCGGCCCCGGCACAGGACAGCGCCGACGCCGCACCGGTCACCGAGGCTGAGGACACCGCAGGCGAGGCATCGACCGCCGGACGTCGACGCCGCCGGCGCCGCCCCCGGAAGACCGAGACCGCAACGGCCGGCTGACGCCGGAAGAAAGACCTGACGGCACCAGTCCATGGTCAAACCCGAACGCCGCACCCGCGGCGACATGGCCGCCGCGGCGGCCATCGTCGCGATCGTCGCGCTGGCGGCCGGCCTGATCTGGTGGACCAGTGATGCACGGGCCACCATCAGCCGGCCTGCCGCATCCCCGGTTCCGTACCTGACCCCGGCTCGCGAGGTCCCGGCCGGCCTGCAACAACTGTGGGTCGCCAACAGCCCGAGAACCACCGAACCCGTGCTGGCAGGCGGCTCCGTGGTGACCGCCGACGGTTCCACCGTCGAAGGCCGTGACCCGGCCACCGGCGCGGTGCTGTGGAGCTATGCCCGCGACCTCGAACTGTGCGGTGTGACGTCGGTGTACCAGTACGCGGTCGCGGTCTACCCGGATGCCCGCGGCTGCGGACAGGTCAGCACCGTCGACGGCAAGACCGGCAGGCGTGGCCCGGCCCGCACCGCCTACGCCGACCCCGAGGTCCGGCTGACCTCCGACGGCTCCACGGTGCTCTCGGCCGGGGACAGTCGCCTCGAACTGTGGCGCTCGGACATGGTCCGGATGCTGTCCTACGGCGCGCTGGACGCGCGCATCAAGCCCGACGTGCCGGCTTCCCCGGTATGCCGGCAGCTGTCCGCGGCGGCGAGCTCCTCGGCGGTGTCGGTGCTGGAATCCTGCCCGAAGAGCAAGTTCATCCGGCTGACCCTGCTGCGCCCGGCCGACGAAGAGGACACCCCCGAGGTGCGCTATGTCGAGCTGCAGGACGTCACCGACGAGGCCGGGGCCCGGGTGGTCGCGGTGTCGGGCACCACGACCGCGGTGTATCTGCCCACCCCGAGACCGATGGTGAACGTCATCGACGAAACCGGGAAGACTCTGGCCAGCCTGCCGCTGGCCAAGCCGGCCGCACCGCAGTCGACCACCTCCCGCGCCGGGGACGTGATCAGCTGGTGGACCGGTGACACGTTGCTGGTGTTCAGCACCACCGGAACCGCCGGCCTTCAGTACAAGTTCACCGTGACGCCGAATACGGACGAGTCCGGACCGCATCTGCCGGTCGGGCCCGCCACGGTGATGGCCGGACAACTCCTGGTTCCGGTCAACGACGGTTACGACGTCTTCGATCAGCAGTCCGGAACCGGGCAGCGCCACATCGCGCTGCCCCGCACGCCCAGCGTGTCACCTGTTGTTCCGGCCGTGGCCGGCGACATCCTGCTCGAGCAGCGCGGCACACAACTGGTGGCCCTCGGGGCGGCGTGACCCCGGCTCAGCCGATGTCGATCACAATCACGGTGGTGTTGTCGCTGCCGCCGGCATCGTTGGCGACCTGAACCAGTCGCCTGGCCGCGACCTCGGGCTCGTCACCCGTGGCGGCGACCGCGATGTCGGCCTCGTCGGCCCCGGCGAACAATCCGTCACTGCTGATCAACAGCCGGTCCCCGGGACGGCAGTCGAGATCGAACAAGTCGGGCCGGATGAACGGCCCGATGCCCAACGCCCGGGTCAGCAGATGCCGGTGCGGGTGGAAGCGGGCCTCCTCCCGGGTGATCTCACCGGCCCGCACCAGCTCCCCCGAGACACTGTGATCGTCGGTGAGCTGGCACATGACGCCATCGCGAATCCGGTTCAGCGGCGAATCGCCGATGTTGACGGCCATGGGGCCGCCCTGCTCGTCGCCGAACATCGCCACCAAGGTCAGCGTGGCGCCCGAACTGGTGCCCGATGCGCTGACGTGCGCGAAGACCTGCTCGTTGGCCTCCTGCACGGCGCCGATCAAGCCGTCGCGGTCAGGTGCGGCGGCGAATCCGGCGGCCAGCGCCTCCAGAGCGATCCGGCTGGCGTGCTCACCGCCCGGCCCGAAACCGTCGGCCACCGCGTACAGAATGCCGTCGGCGAGCAGCGAATCCTGGTTGCTCTCCCGCACCGGCCCCTGATCAGTGGCCGTCGCGGACCGTAACACCGAAGCCATCCAGATCGTCCTCTCGTCACTCCGGCGACCCCCTGCCACCGGAGAAGATTGCGCGAGCAGCGCCCCGCCGGCCATCACGAGGGCCTCACGGCGGTGCGCGTATTCATCATCGAGCGCGATCCGCCAGGCAGCCAGTTGCTGCTCAGTCGGGTCCCGCAGGAATTCGGCGATCTGGGCGACCGGTATCCGGGCTTCGCGGAGCAACCCGACCGTACGGGCCTGAGCAATCTGGCCCCGCGAGTAGTACCGGTACCCGGTGAGCTCATCGACAGCGGCCGGCACCAATGCCCCCGACGTCGCATACGAGCGCAACATCTTCGCCGACAACCCGGTCTGGGCCGCGAACTCCCCGATGCTCAGCAGGTCTTGGTTCATATCGTCAGCATCGGGTCTGCCCATGGGACAAGGTCAAGGCCGAGGCGTCAGGCCCCGCCTACACCACCTCGGGTGCGAAGGTCGGCAGCTTCTTCCCCGACTTCCAGTGTTTGAGCAGTGCCTGGGCCAGCTCGCGGTAAGCCAGACCACCCTTGCTCTTGCGGCCGGCCAGCACCGAGGATCCCGAGGCGCTGGCCTCGGCGAACCGGACGGTGCGCGGAATCGGCGGGGCCAGCACCGGCAGCTCGTATCGATCGGCGACATCCAGCAGCACGTCACGGCTGTGGGTGGTGCGCGAATCGTAGAGCGTGGGCAGCGCGCCCAGCAGCGCCAGCTCGGGATTGGTGATCTGCTGCACGTCGGAGATCGTGCGCAGGAACTGGCCCACGCCGCGGTGTGCCAGGGTTTCGCACTGCAACGGCACGATCACCTCGTTCGCAGCGGTCAGCCCGTTGAGCGTCAGCACCCCCAGCGATGGCGGACAGTCGATGATCACCACGTCGAAATCGGATTCGACCTTCGCCAGGGCCCGCTTGAGCGCGTACTCCCGGCCGGCCCGCATCAACAGCATGGCCTCCGAACCCGCCAGATCGATGTTGGCCGGCAGCAGCGTCATCCCCTCGGCCGTCTCGACCAGGGCCGCCCCCGGCTCGACGTCGCCGAGCAACACCTCGTGCACCGACACCGGCAGCTTGTCCGGGTCATGGCCCAATGAAAACGTCAGACAGCCTTGCGGATCCAGATCGACCAGCAGTACGCGCCGCCCCTGCTCGGCCATCGCCGCGCCCAGCGACGCCACCGTCGTCGTCTTGGCTACCCCACCCTTTTGATTGGCGACCGCTAATACTCGCGTCACACCTTCATCCAAGCACGCTCTCGGCGGCATTGCCGGAACGTGCGGCAGAATCGCCGGTGTGAGCGACCGCCTGCACCGCCTGATCCTGCTCCGCCACGGCGAGACCGAGTGGTCGGCGACCGGCAGGCATACCGGCCGCACCGAACTGGAACTCACCGATACCGGACGCGAACAGGCCGAACTGGCCCGCCCCGCGCTGGCCGAACTGCAGCTGAGCGACCCGCTGGTGATCAGCAGCCCGCGGCGCCGCGCCCTGGTCACCGCCGAACTGGCCGGCCTGCACGTCGACGAGGTCAACCCGCTGCTGTCCGAGTGGGATTACGGCGACTACGAGGGACTGACCACCCCGCAGATCCGCCAGAGTGTGCCCGATTGGTTGGTGTGGACGCACGGCTGCCCCGGAGGCGAGACCGTGGCGCAGGTCAGTGCGCGCGCCGATCAGGCCGTTGCGTTGGCCCTCGAGCACGTGCCCACCCGTGATGTGGTGTTCGTCGGGCACGGGCATTTCTCCCGCGCGATGCTGACCCGGTGGGTGGAACTGCCGGTGGCCGAAGGAATCCGGGTGTCGATGGTGGCTGCGTCGCTCGCAGTCTGCGGCTTCGAGCACGGCGTGCGCCAGATCACCGCGCTCGGTCTGACCGGTCACCCCAACCCGTGCCTGTCGCAGTGAATCCCTCGTTCGTGCTGGCCGGCCCGACCGGCGCCGTCCTGGCCGAGGGCATGCGGGCCGGATTCGCCGACATCGCCCACGCCCAGGAAGCCTTGCGCTCCGGAACACCAATCGTGTTGGGCGCATTGCCATTCGACCTCACCACACCAGCCGCCCTGTATGAGCCCGAGACGGTTCGGGTCACCGAGGCACTACCGGACTGGCAAGTGAGCCCGCCGCCGGCGGTGGTGGGCCGGGAAACCCTGCCGCCGGGACCGGTCCACCGTGCGCGGGTCGCCGAGGCCATCCGGCGACTGCGGGATCCGCAGATCCCGATCGACAAGGTGGTGCTGGCGCGTGCGCTGCGGCTGACCGCGGACTCCCCCTGGGACGTGCGCAGCGTGTTGCGCAGACTCGCCGACGCCGACCCGGCCGCCACCGTCTACCTGGCGGATCTGTCCCCGGCCGGCGGGGCCCACGCCGGCACCGTGCTGGTGGGGGCCAGCCCCGAGTTGCTGGTGGCGCGCGAGGGCGAGCTGGTGATCTGCCAGCCGTTCGCCGGATCGGCACCCCGATCCGCCGATCCGCAGGTCGATGCGGCCAACGCCGCCGCCCTGGCCGCATCGACGAAGAACCGCCATGAGCACCAGCTCGTGGTCGACGTCATGCGCCAGGCGCTGGATCCGCTGTGCGTGGATCTGCAGATCGCCGAGGAACCCCAGTTGCACGGCACCGATGCGCTGTGGCACCTGAGCACCCCTGTCGTGGGACGGCTCCGCGAAAAGACCACCACGGCAATCGATCTGGCGCTGGCACTGCACCCCACCCCGGCGGTCGGCGGCGTCCCGGCCGACCGCGCCGCGGCGCTGATCGGCGAACTGGAGGGCGACCGCGGGTTCTACGCGGGTGCCGTCGGCTGGTGCGACAGTCACGGCGACGGACGCTGGGTGGTCTCGATCCGCTGCGCGGCGTTGTCCGCGGACCGGTACACGGCACTGGCCAATGCCGGCGGCGGTATTGTCGCCGAATCCGATCCAGATGACGAAGTCGACGAGACCACCACGAAATTCAGGACCATCCTGACGGGACTAGGGGCGACATGAGCGAGTTGATCCGCCGGGCACGGCCGGGTGACGAGGTCGAGATCACCGCGATGATTCGCGAGCTGGCCGAGTTCGAACGGGCCTCGGACGAATGCAGCGT
It encodes:
- a CDS encoding DEAD/DEAH box helicase; this encodes MTHVNKTFAELGVRDEIVRALKETGIEHPFAIQELTLPLALAGDDLIGQARTGMGKTYAFGIPLLHRISSDETRPLNGTPRALIVVPTRELCIQVYGDLAGASKYLTTGDRKFSVTSIYGGRPYEPQIEALRKGVDVVVGTPGRLLDLAQQGHLQLGGLSVLVLDEADEMLDLGFLPDIERILRLTPDDRQSMLFSATMPDPIITLARTFMNQPTHIRAEAPHSAATHDTTEQFAYRAHALDKSELVSRILQAEGRGATMIFTRTKRTAQKVSDELAERGFKVDAVHGDLGQGAREKALKSFRTGAVDVLVATDVAARGIDIDDVTHVINYQCPEDEQAYVHRIGRTGRAGKTGVAITLVDWDELPRWEAIDKALNLGCPEPAETYSSSPHIYEELGIPSDATGRIGEPRKPAAKRSPDEKRISSADGDRPAKAKTRTRRRTRGGQSATGHPEGTAAPAQDSADAAPVTEAEDTAGEASTAGRRRRRRRPRKTETATAG
- a CDS encoding Rv3212 family protein, translated to MVKPERRTRGDMAAAAAIVAIVALAAGLIWWTSDARATISRPAASPVPYLTPAREVPAGLQQLWVANSPRTTEPVLAGGSVVTADGSTVEGRDPATGAVLWSYARDLELCGVTSVYQYAVAVYPDARGCGQVSTVDGKTGRRGPARTAYADPEVRLTSDGSTVLSAGDSRLELWRSDMVRMLSYGALDARIKPDVPASPVCRQLSAAASSSAVSVLESCPKSKFIRLTLLRPADEEDTPEVRYVELQDVTDEAGARVVAVSGTTTAVYLPTPRPMVNVIDETGKTLASLPLAKPAAPQSTTSRAGDVISWWTGDTLLVFSTTGTAGLQYKFTVTPNTDESGPHLPVGPATVMAGQLLVPVNDGYDVFDQQSGTGQRHIALPRTPSVSPVVPAVAGDILLEQRGTQLVALGAA
- a CDS encoding MerR family transcriptional regulator, producing the protein MNQDLLSIGEFAAQTGLSAKMLRSYATSGALVPAAVDELTGYRYYSRGQIAQARTVGLLREARIPVAQIAEFLRDPTEQQLAAWRIALDDEYAHRREALVMAGGALLAQSSPVAGGRRSDERTIWMASVLRSATATDQGPVRESNQDSLLADGILYAVADGFGPGGEHASRIALEALAAGFAAAPDRDGLIGAVQEANEQVFAHVSASGTSSGATLTLVAMFGDEQGGPMAVNIGDSPLNRIRDGVMCQLTDDHSVSGELVRAGEITREEARFHPHRHLLTRALGIGPFIRPDLFDLDCRPGDRLLISSDGLFAGADEADIAVAATGDEPEVAARRLVQVANDAGGSDNTTVIVIDIG
- a CDS encoding ParA family protein; protein product: MPPRACLDEGVTRVLAVANQKGGVAKTTTVASLGAAMAEQGRRVLLVDLDPQGCLTFSLGHDPDKLPVSVHEVLLGDVEPGAALVETAEGMTLLPANIDLAGSEAMLLMRAGREYALKRALAKVESDFDVVIIDCPPSLGVLTLNGLTAANEVIVPLQCETLAHRGVGQFLRTISDVQQITNPELALLGALPTLYDSRTTHSRDVLLDVADRYELPVLAPPIPRTVRFAEASASGSSVLAGRKSKGGLAYRELAQALLKHWKSGKKLPTFAPEVV
- a CDS encoding acid phosphatase, producing the protein MSDRLHRLILLRHGETEWSATGRHTGRTELELTDTGREQAELARPALAELQLSDPLVISSPRRRALVTAELAGLHVDEVNPLLSEWDYGDYEGLTTPQIRQSVPDWLVWTHGCPGGETVAQVSARADQAVALALEHVPTRDVVFVGHGHFSRAMLTRWVELPVAEGIRVSMVAASLAVCGFEHGVRQITALGLTGHPNPCLSQ
- a CDS encoding isochorismate synthase, producing the protein MRAGFADIAHAQEALRSGTPIVLGALPFDLTTPAALYEPETVRVTEALPDWQVSPPPAVVGRETLPPGPVHRARVAEAIRRLRDPQIPIDKVVLARALRLTADSPWDVRSVLRRLADADPAATVYLADLSPAGGAHAGTVLVGASPELLVAREGELVICQPFAGSAPRSADPQVDAANAAALAASTKNRHEHQLVVDVMRQALDPLCVDLQIAEEPQLHGTDALWHLSTPVVGRLREKTTTAIDLALALHPTPAVGGVPADRAAALIGELEGDRGFYAGAVGWCDSHGDGRWVVSIRCAALSADRYTALANAGGGIVAESDPDDEVDETTTKFRTILTGLGAT